The Lusitaniella coriacea LEGE 07157 region GTGGAAGTCAAAGGCTGCACCAACAGCGAGTAGGGGCATTGAGAGTTGGTCGCGGTATTCGTAAGCCCAAACTTCTTGACGGGGGCATCCTAACCCGACAAAGGCGATGGCTGCACCACTGGCTTTGATTTGTTCGACGATTTCTTGTTTTTCTTCGGTGGAGATTTGGCGGAAGCGAGAGGGCTGTGCGCCAGCGATTTGCAGTCCGGGATAGCGCGCTTTCAGGTTTTCGGTGAAGGCGTTTAAAACCTCTAGGCGACTGCCGTAGAGATAGATGGGTAAGCCTTCTTGTGCGGCGCGTTCGCAGGTGAGGAGGGTGAGGTTGGGACCGTAGACGCGATCGCGCAATTTTGCTTTATACATGGTATTAAGCGCCCAACGTACCGGTTGACCGTCCGGACAAATGAGGTCGAATTCGTTGAGGCGATAGCGATGGGTGTCGTCGAGAACCCCGGTCATAACGCCGTGGACAGCGAGGGCAGAAATTGCCATCCCTTGTTGGGTTTTCGCGGCTTGAACGATGCGCTCGACTGCCGCATCATAGTCAATAATATTGACGTTAACCCCAAGTACGTTCCGTTTGCCTGCATCAATCATTTTTGTAATCCTCTCCTAAGTCAGTTATCAGTGAAGGCAGATGGCAGACGGCAGGAGGCAGATGGAAAGACGAATTGCGAATCTGTCCCCGCGTCACCGTTTCGTCAAACTTCCCCCTCTCCGCGTCACCGCGTTACCGTGTCTCCGTTTCGTCAAACTCCCCCGTCTCCATTACCCTTCTTTTTCCCAACGCTCTTTATTAAAGTCGTAAATTTCCTGCAAAATTAGGGGAACGTTGTACTTGAGCTGCCAATTGGGATAGTGTTGTTCAAAGCGACCGTTATCGCTAATCCACCACATATGGTCGCCAATGCGATTGGTTTCGGAGTAGGTGTAATTCATTTCGCGCCCGGTAATTTTTTCGGCAATTTGAATCGCCTCTAACATCGAGCAATTGCTGTAGCGTCCGCCGCCGGCATTGTACACTTCTGCAACGCGCGGGGCTTTGTAGAATTCGTGAAAAATATTGATGAGGTCGGCGCTGTGGATGTTGTCTCGGACTTGTTTACCTTTGTAGCCGAAGACAGTGTAAGGCGTGCCTGTTGCGGCGCACTTCATGAGGTAGGCGAGGAATCCGTGGAGTTGGGTTCCGGAGTGGTTTGGCCCGGTGAGGCAACCCCCTCGGAAGCAGGCGGTTTTCATGTCGAAGTAACGTCCGTATTCTTGAACGAGTACATCTGCTGCAACTTTAGACGCGCCAAATAAGCTGTGGGTGGTGTGGTCGATGGACATATCTTCGCGAATTCCCCCGGCGTAGGTGTGGCTGGGGTCGATTTCCCAACGGGTATCTTTTTCCATGAGGGGAAGGCGGTTGGGGGTGTCGCCGTAGACTTTGTTGGTGGAGGTGAAGATAAATGCCGCCTCCGGGCAAAATTGGCGCGTGGCTTCGAGGAGGTTGAGGGTTCCGTTGGCGTTGACGCTAAAGTCCATGTGAGGATCTCTCGCTGCCCAGTCGTGGGAGGGTTGCGCTGCGGTGTGGATGATGAGAGAGATGTTTGACCCATACTTTTTAAAAAGGTCTTCAATCGCCTCGCGATCGCGGATATCAATTTCAACATGAGTATATTTTCCGCCCAAAGACTCTTCCAGGCGTTTCCGATTCCAAGCGGTTGAAGCTTCATCGCCAAAAAAGACGCGACGCATATCATTGTCAATTCCAACCACATCTAAACCTTGTTTCGCAAAGAATTTAGACGCTTCAGAACCAATTAAGCCAGCAGATCCAGTAATAATTGCAACAGTCATGTCAATTTTTTAGGGTGGTGGACTTCGTAATACTTATATTTTGCTACCGAGATTAGTATTCCCTAATCGCGCGATCGAACTACCAATTGCCCGAACAGACTTTTTTGTACAATTGCGCAAAGAAATCTCCCTTTGCGTCCCAGTCATAAACTTCACGGACTCGTTTTTGTCCGCCTGCACCCAATTTTTCTCGTAATGGAGCATCTTTCGCCAAACGCACCATCGCCTCCGCCATCTCCCGAACCGCTTGGTCGGGATTTTTTGCAGGAATCTTAATCCCCGTCTCTTCTGTCACCTGAGTGTCGGGCCCTCCCAACGCCAAGCAAAGAATCGGACGACCCGCCGCCATGCCTTCCAAGCACGTCCAACCACCAGAATCGTGCAGACTGGGATGAACCAAAACGTGAGATTTTCCTAACTTATTCAAGGTTTCCGTGCGAGGTACCCGACCCCAAAACTTGATTTTATCGGCGCATCCCAGTTCCTTCGCCATCTCCTCCAATCGCTCGCGTTCCGGCCCATCCCCCAACACCCAGTATTCTGCATTCGGTAGATTTGCCTGAGCAAAAGCACGTACAGATAGGTGATATCCCTTCCAATGCAACAATCGTCCCATACTAATAAAACGGATGGGATCGCCTTGCGGCAGAGGATACTGCCCTAATGCATCGATAACGTCTTTCGATAAACCCGCCTCGGAGTAAATTTCCACATTTTTCGCACCCATCGGTCGCACTCGCTTTGCCGTATCCTGTGTTGTGACTGGGGTGAAGACACTGCGACGGGCAGTCAGGCGAGTGAAGGGATCGAGTTCCCCCATCCGTTGCGCCACATCCCTGGCAAATTCGTACAGTTTCCCTTTCCAGCTAAAATCTCGCCAAAAGGGTTTAGGTGCTGATTCCCCACCGCCAATGGGTCCCCAAATGAAGGGAACGGGAAGCAAACTGACCAAACTCGGCGACCAAAACTTAACGTAGGTGACGTGGCGAACCACATCCAAATTCACCTGTTTGTGTAGCTTCTTCGCCGCGCGGTAGGCGAGAATCTGCCAGAGGTAGTAGTGGAGTTGTAATCCCCCCTGACGACCTTTGAAATTTTCTTTCCACCCCAACGGTTCGACATAGATAAAATGCAGATTGGCAATAGGATTGCGACTCATTGCTTCCTCAATAGCAGGTCGGTAAAATTCGCGGGTGATAACCCAAACTTCGTTGTATCTTGCCGATTGAAGGGTGACATTCCAACCGACACCTTCCTCAGACCCTTGTCCGGGTTCGCAAGCGAAGCAAGAGAGCAGAATTTTCATAGGATAGCCTGTTTAGAGCAAGAATTACGTCTGATAACCCAGTGCGAAATTTCGCGGGGCTTATGCTTAAAATTCCCAAAAATCTCTAATTTGTTACGTTGTGAGTCTAATTCAATTCTGGGTCTAATTAAATTTCCAGTTGAGTGCGCGATCCCAGCAGGCATCTGCCCG contains the following coding sequences:
- a CDS encoding WecB/TagA/CpsF family glycosyltransferase; the encoded protein is MIDAGKRNVLGVNVNIIDYDAAVERIVQAAKTQQGMAISALAVHGVMTGVLDDTHRYRLNEFDLICPDGQPVRWALNTMYKAKLRDRVYGPNLTLLTCERAAQEGLPIYLYGSRLEVLNAFTENLKARYPGLQIAGAQPSRFRQISTEEKQEIVEQIKASGAAIAFVGLGCPRQEVWAYEYRDQLSMPLLAVGAAFDFHAGLLPQAPKTMQNLGLEWLFRLIQEPQRLWKRYVLLNPHYVWLLSQQMLGFRKFSPATAQPPAQELRYG
- a CDS encoding NAD-dependent epimerase/dehydratase family protein, with translation MTVAIITGSAGLIGSEASKFFAKQGLDVVGIDNDMRRVFFGDEASTAWNRKRLEESLGGKYTHVEIDIRDREAIEDLFKKYGSNISLIIHTAAQPSHDWAARDPHMDFSVNANGTLNLLEATRQFCPEAAFIFTSTNKVYGDTPNRLPLMEKDTRWEIDPSHTYAGGIREDMSIDHTTHSLFGASKVAADVLVQEYGRYFDMKTACFRGGCLTGPNHSGTQLHGFLAYLMKCAATGTPYTVFGYKGKQVRDNIHSADLINIFHEFYKAPRVAEVYNAGGGRYSNCSMLEAIQIAEKITGREMNYTYSETNRIGDHMWWISDNGRFEQHYPNWQLKYNVPLILQEIYDFNKERWEKEG
- a CDS encoding glycosyltransferase family 4 protein, whose translation is MKILLSCFACEPGQGSEEGVGWNVTLQSARYNEVWVITREFYRPAIEEAMSRNPIANLHFIYVEPLGWKENFKGRQGGLQLHYYLWQILAYRAAKKLHKQVNLDVVRHVTYVKFWSPSLVSLLPVPFIWGPIGGGESAPKPFWRDFSWKGKLYEFARDVAQRMGELDPFTRLTARRSVFTPVTTQDTAKRVRPMGAKNVEIYSEAGLSKDVIDALGQYPLPQGDPIRFISMGRLLHWKGYHLSVRAFAQANLPNAEYWVLGDGPERERLEEMAKELGCADKIKFWGRVPRTETLNKLGKSHVLVHPSLHDSGGWTCLEGMAAGRPILCLALGGPDTQVTEETGIKIPAKNPDQAVREMAEAMVRLAKDAPLREKLGAGGQKRVREVYDWDAKGDFFAQLYKKVCSGNW